In one window of Microplitis demolitor isolate Queensland-Clemson2020A chromosome 4, iyMicDemo2.1a, whole genome shotgun sequence DNA:
- the LOC103570327 gene encoding non-structural maintenance of chromosomes element 1 homolog: MANNSGDNLEHVDSLHEEYQSFIQFFSQKGILSDANMKEVVAEIIGNNNLSEVIQTLNNALNQVEQKIQPTTCELSGKKYWMLVSTVIDDSDDEMEVEAEADDDSDDERLWFSRAKLELLKLICHEIITSDSSCISTNDCLNLVTHMENKLSRGDADKFLKQIIKGSWLYSMDGNIYLGVRSITELMPYFKSHYPDIKSCHLCKQTVFYGKKCQSCDKKMHVHCLANFIKINGKNECPHCNSILGDQPMTQNPTQPDHHPQNETANGNYEPTPGPSTRRHRRRHIDDDDE; encoded by the exons atggcaAATAATTCTGGTGATAATCTTGAGCATGTTGATAGTTTGCATGAAGAATATCAgagttttattcaatttttttcgcaaAAAGGAATTTTGAGTGACGCGAATATGAAAGAAGTTGTTGCTGAAATTATtg gCAATAACAATTTATCGGAAGTAATTCAAACTTTGAACAATGCGCTGAATCAGGTGGAGCAGAAGATCCAACCGACGACATGTGAACTgtctggaaaaaaatattggatgTTAGTTAGCACTGTCATTGATGACAGTGATGATGAAATGGAAGTTGAAGCTGAAGCTGATGATGACAGCGATGATga GAGGCTGTGGTTCTCTAGAGCGAAACTTGAGTTACTGAAATTAATCTGCCATGAAATAATAACTTCGGATAGCAGCTGTATTTCTACGAATGATTGTCTTAATTTGGTAACTCATATGGAGAATAAATTGTCTCGTGGAGatgctgataaatttttgaaacaaattattaaaggGTCGTGGTTGTATTCTATG GACGGAAATATTTACTTAGGAGTGCGGAGTATCACTGAACTGATGCCTTATTTTAAATCCCATTATCCTGATATCAAAAGCTGTCACTTGTGCAAGCAAACTGTCTTTTAC GGAAAAAAATGCCAGagctgtgataaaaaaatgcacgtcCACTGCTTagcaaatttcattaaaataaacggAAAAAACGAATGTCCTCACTGTAATAGTATTCTGGGCGACCAACCAATGACGCAGAATCCAACCCAACCCGATCATCATCCTCAAAATGAAACAGCCAACGGAAATTATGAACCCACACCAGGACCGTCAACTCGCCGCCATCGTCGTCGTCATATTGATGACGACGATGaataa
- the LOC103570325 gene encoding putative uncharacterized protein DDB_G0286901: MGQGTECADRPAEVSVIRFVSRNRTIEEIAPKKEIYTCKQQGCGKIFTNQDEYKTHEALEELKIRFICREPGCGKEMSDPGTMWRHYQEYHSNETTNIFICPYTSCGGSIHTSNDNLEQHIESSHRHPLALIPTEPEIICFEGPASTTSSTTTGNLDDEENNPNDNSKDDEFEMDKKNIINKSNDGMRKNINYNSNYSPKDNDRLIIQENTDANQYDARNICNNSAKLYITDDSIFKNNDYDNKDSEVKLQEHRIDLGNLEKVFRSGFEGNRTKIESSIDSSCLNTTATTTTATPAAGNSDDDEEYTPKKQRMSRCKQELPYKCDVNGCGKMYKYISHYRHHQDSHKVQEQTNKEANKLVKTNKIKQQHQQQQQGKASTVSFFLCKIPGCGAQVNNVTSLWKHYQDNHANNTKPVVQSQIKSNQLFRCKILNCDMEFRTSVQLYKHLSDVHSVNTNPRTGNVIGTLLSDSNNSGSNNTNGKTDEDCSLRFIDNNDLQQNDNNITMNDKNLKTDFKANCNVININNYDNNDNEERKSSSLISMAIKEESRD; encoded by the exons ATGGGACAGGGAACGGAGTGTGCAGATCGTCCAGCAGAAGTTAGTGTCATAAGATTTGTATCCAGGAATCGTACTATCGAGGAAATAGCTCCCAAAAAG GAAATTTACACATGCAAGCAGCAGGGGTgcggtaaaatatttacaaatcaaGATGAATACAAAACCCACGAAGCTctagaagaattaaaaatccGTTTCAT CTGCCGAGAACCAGGATGCGGGAAAGAAATGTCCGATCCAGGTACAATGTGGCGACATTACCAAGAGTACCACAGCAATGAGACgaccaatatatttatctgtCCCTATACAAGTTGCGGCGGGTCAATACACACGAGTAACGACAACTTGGAGCAACATATTGAGAGTTCTCATCGTCATCCTCTGGCTCTAATTCCCACAGAGCCGGAAATAATCTGCTTTGAAGGTCCCGCGAGCACCACCAGTTCAACGACAACCGGAAATTTAGACGACGAGGAAAATAATCCTAATGATAATTCGAAGGACGATGAATTtgaaatggataaaaaaaatataataaataaatcaaatgatggtatgagaaaaaatataaattataatagcaATTACTCACCGAAAGACAATGATAGACTGATAATACAAGAAAATACTGACGCTAATCAGTATGACGCTCGTAACATTTGCAATAATTCAGCCAAATTATATATCACTGATGacagtatatttaaaaataacgattACGATAACAAAGATAGCGAAGTTAAACTACAGGAGCATAGAATAGATCTGGGGAACCTGGAAAAAGTATTCAGAAGTGGGTTCGAGGGTAACAGAACTAAAATTGAATCGAGTATTGACAGCAGTTGCTTAAATACCACTGCAACTACGACTACTGCTACTCCAGCTGCTGGCAatagtgatgatgatgaagaataCACACCTAAGAAACAAAGAATGTCTAGGTGTAAACAAGAATTGCCATACAAATGTGATGTGAATGGTTGCGGTAAAATGTACAAGTACATATCTCACTATCGACATCATCAGGACAGTCATAAAGTCCAGGAACAAACAAATAAGGAAGCTAATAAATTAGTTAAGACTAACAAAATTAAACAGCAGcaccagcagcagcaacagggCAAAGCCTCTACTGTTagctttttttt atGTAAAATTCCTGGATGTGGAGCTCAAGTGAACAACGTTACTAGTCTATGGAAACATTATCAAGATAATCATGCAAACAATACAAAGCCAGTGGTACAATCTCAAATAAAAAGCAATCAATTATTCCG atgtaaaatattaaattgcgaTATGGAATTTCGTACAAGTGTCCAGCTGTACAAACATTTGAGTGACGTACACTCAGTAAATACAAATCCAAGAACAGGAAATGTTATTGGGACTTTATTATCTGATAGTAACAACAGTGGGAGTAACAACACTAATGGAAAGACTGATGAGGATTGTAGTTTACGATTTATAGATAATAATGATTTGCAAcagaatgataataatattacgatgaatgataaaaatttaaagactgATTTTAAAGCCAATTGCAatgttattaatatcaataattatgataataatgataatgaggAACGCAAGTCTTCCTCATTGATATCGATGGCTATCAAAGAAGAATCACGTGATtga
- the LOC103570321 gene encoding transcriptional regulator ATRX produces the protein MNNQIECLVKETPSELSYRKQFYPNAKSIKTDDLCCTVCNEDLIVSKKLLNHPVLGILMCKKCYEKNKSTDKKKCMLCFGGGKKLIECKNRKCSYLTCEECVSRINPKAKAFHKPGKWNCFACNITPLYKLRGISSAAMSSNSTEKSSNQPNKRIKNNTISKSKDKISKPVAETQKMNGENLSRCDSTSSSGTEFTKTKIIDTNLSSSRINHHDLCDTSDNDAQEDDALTKRQLFELKHNIKKLFDSMKEMGTKMLKDVEKLQQNFYTNKHKYKSSDVKNIMSECTNMIKSVQECTSKQEKKLIERHKTWCRKSKFKNTLAVDSRKKKNQEPVKESDDEKRASTPVEKNSKFVAEKSNSRLEISDCDDQVFSDDDADKNSRDKVGNNDDEVDDFNKSKDLFSDDELVADNHVDEIDVERNVERSPSRSSRKSSDESDDGNVRKKRLMKVKKKSGKVDSDESTDSNGKERRLSRNKLDKVEKKTDGGGRGELSSESDGSGRSGDKENEKKGEDCSDDVVLTPESQVKKLSYEVETDKDEDKDESRKEKEAKESLLKSSDSELTEVEDLGGKEAQKSGSELESEEDDKKKKNGKDKKSSSLENGGKKRKEAKKVLVNSSESEEDDDKIKKREEEAKKVLLNSSDSEDEGKKGNKDKNSRSNSGEPEREDDKVEKRRKEEEAKKALVISSSESGEDDEKIKKRKEEEAKRILMNSSSDSEEEINKAKKKSRSSSLEGDREDDKSKKQKEEEAKKSLLNSSSDSEEEINQLKKNEEKISRSNSLDSDQEDNKVRKRRKEEAKKALPVSSSDSEHEEDDKVKKQEEEARKITVSSSDSDHEDDKIKKRKKEEEAKKALLNSSSDSDREDDEKIKKQKEAVKKKGSSSSSESDHEEESKSKKQKEEKAKKALLNSSSDSDHEDDEKIKKQKEAKKKGSSSSESDHEDDKVKKRKKEEEAKKALLNSSSDSDHEDDEKIKKQKEAKKKGSSSSESDHEDDKIKKRKKEEEAKKALLNSSSDSDREDDEKIKKQKEAVKKKGSSSSSESDHEEESKSKKQKEEKAKKALLNSSSDSDHEDDEKIKKQKEEAKKKGSSSSSESDHEEESKSKKQKEEEAKKALLNSSSDSDHENDEKIKKQKEAKKKGSISSSESDNEVNSKRVTRRAAEAKKITNDVEKESDSDIETISSKNSSKTKSKRFQLNNNIHYNNDKKLKLKSLVKLERLSKRILSRHSKALRLSREYLENKKVLSLMSLDGLEKKNKKKQRSDSSTDEDSKHSRSRKRTKISSEDDTLLDHLKKVETGNGDNDSSNSSLEDDDSSKNNKNKEMEPQSLVQQADKVAKASILADSESSDVEETPMEFDVTGSQDKKKETEKNNTNNKGDKDDDDKKKSKKNKDDGWKRSKLLTGKILDSDSDEENEKAQKKLSQRSRNDSDSKEEADDSIKSKKKSTRTRRRRLNSDSDVKISDDSDSDSAGNKNDKDDDSDDLKKSKIKKTSKRKNKSDSSDSSYSMVSKKSKTKRRRIRAVAEDSEDSSDDDDLLGSQGGANKSGRKNIRKVLKDKHVADGTLQAAKQEEERIRRMAERQKLYNEMYEARLASEAKVDKLVLDFDEETKEVLLEVDENLVKRLKPHQAKGIKFMWDACFESLERTKKSEGSGCILAHCMGLGKSFQVVTLSHTLLMHSEKTGINKILIVVPLSTVLNWMNEFKIWLSEVENGNDIELYEMTKAKTNIERKCHLENWQRTGGVLIIGYEMFRNLCAIKGKVRKSVQEAILKCILDPGPDLIICDEGHLLKNEDSAISKAIRRVKTLRRIVLTGTPLQNNLIEYHCMVQFVKPNLLGTKKEFSNRFVNPIQNGQFDDSTEYDVKLMKKRAHVLHKMLEGSVQRFDYSVLTPFLPPKQEYVISIRLSDVQVKLYQYYIDNFARKHKGVGGSLFADFQALSRLWTHPFVVKMHTENSEKLLQKKRDAESDSEGSLKDFIDDGSDTESSSSESSNNSSGSDVVALDDDDGKKKNKKKGPPPKRGTRANPVIEDIPVEPEEPTVENRQWWTEFIKDEDFDDMRLSAKLIILFDIIKEAEAIGDKVLVFSQSLYSLTLIEKFLSMIDDETQNGNELETLDKHTGCWVIGQDYFRFDGQTSAENRSHWVKSFNRPSNTRARLFLISTRAGGLGINLTAANRVVIFDASWNPSHDVQSIFRIYRFGQKKPCYVYRLLAAGTMEEKIYNRQVTKLSLSCRVVDELQIERHYSNNDLAELYKFDPPGTNTPDLALPKDRLLAEIFLRHKNLVETFHEHDSLLENIAEEELDAEERKQAWQEYEDEKAGKPLVTAQMINYQNQQQMMLMQQYNNQMMNSLNLSNPAKQVELSQLMSMFQQDYPHLTEQAQRGMALKALSNMYNYVENQVIGRGLNPSIMTNIANPSNPTATLANALAQQEYSRFHSGFNQQNLSPQQRQMLYAQSFGNVNSLGKNPQMPTGAINPNASASKFSNNDDDIIEIPSSSSTRVGGVTQASSNSPKRQEE, from the exons atgaataatcag atcgAGTGTCTGGTTAAAGAAACTCCTAGTGAACTTTCGTATCGCAAACAATTTTACCCAA atgccaaatcaataaaaacaGATGACTTATGCTGCACTGTGTGCAATGAGGATTTAATTGTCTcgaagaaattattaaatcatccGGTCTTGGGAATTTTGATGTGCAAG aaatgctacgaaaaaaataaatctacggataaaaaaaaatgcatgctGTGTTTCGGAGGCGGGAAGAAGTTGATCGAATGCAAGAACAGAAAATGTTCATATTTAACCTGCGAG GAATGCGTGTCCAGAATAAATCCAAAAGCAAAAGCATTTCACAAGCCCGGGAAATGGAATTGTTTCGCCTGTAATATAACGCCCTTATATAAATTACGGGGAATATCATCAGCTGCAATGTCGTCGAATTCAACCga AAAATCATCTAATCAGCCAAATAAacggattaaaaataatactattagTAAATCTaaagataaaataagtaaaccTGTAGCGGAAACCCAAAAAATGAatggagaaaatttatcacgtTGTGATTCAACATCGAGTAGTGGAACCGAATTTACGAAGACTAAAATAATCGAtacaaatttatcatcatctcGTATAAATCATCACGATCTATGTGATACATCAGATAATGATGCGCAGGAAGATGACGCGCTGACTAAACGTcagttatttgagcttaagcacaacattaaaaaattatttgacagcATGAAGGAAATGGGGACTAAGATGTTGAAAGACGTGGAAAAATTGcagcaaaatttttacaccaataaacataaatataaatcatctGATGTAAAGAATATAATGTCTGAGTGTACGAATATGATTAAGAGTGTCCAAGAGTGCACGAGTAagcaggaaaaaaaattaatcgaacGTCACAAGACCTGGTGCAGAaaatctaaattcaaaaatacgcTTGCAGTTGACAGtcggaagaaaaaaaatcaggagCCGGTCAAAGAGTCGGATGATGAGAAAAGAGCCTCGACTCCTGTTgagaaaaattcgaaatttgttGCGGAAAAAAGTAACAGTCGActggaaatttctgattgtgATGATCAAGTTTTTTCTGATGATGATGCTGATAAAAATAGTAGAGATAAAGTTggaaataatgatgatgaagtTGATGACTTTAATAAATCGAAAGATTTATTTTCTGATGATGAATTAGTCGCTGATAATCATGTTGATGAAATTGATGTTGAACGAAATGTTGAACGCTCGCCATCTAGATCTAGTAGGAAATCATCAGATGAAAGTGATGACGGGAATGTACGCAAGAAACGTTTGAtgaaggttaaaaaaaaatcggggAAAGTTGACTCTGATGAAAGCACGGACAGTAATGGGAAGGAGAGACGTTTGTCTAGAAATAAATTGGATAAAGTGGAGAAGAAAACTGATGGTGGAGGTAGAGGAGAATTGTCATCGGAATCTGATGGATCTGGGAGATCTGGTGATAAAGAAAATGAGAAGAAAGGTGAGGATTGTTCTGATGACGTCGTTTTGACACCAGAGTCACAGGTCAAGAAATTATCTTATGAAGTTGAAACTGATAAGGATGAGGACAAGGACGAGTCGCGAAAAGAAAAGGAAGCTAAAGAATCTTTGCTGAAATCTTCGGATTCGGAATTGACGGAAGTTGAAGACTTGGGGGGTAAAGAAGCGCAGAAATCTGGGTCTGAATTGGAGTCTGAGGAAGATgataaaaagaagaagaatggaaaagataaaaaatctaGTTCCTTAGAAAATGGAGGTAAAAAACGAAAGGAAGCTAAGAAAGTTTTGGTAAATTCTTCTGAATCTGAAGaagatgatgataaaataaagaaacgaGAAGAAGAagctaaaaaagttttattaaattcgtCTGATTCTGAAGATGAAGGGAAGAAAggaaataaagataaaaattctaGATCTAATTCTGGGGAACCTGAGAGAGAAGATGATAAAGTTGagaaaagaagaaaagaagaagaagctaAGAAAGCTTTGGTAATTTCTTCTTCTGAATCTGGAGAAGATGatgagaaaataaagaaacggaaagaagaagaagctaaaagaattttaatgaattcttCTTCGGATTCTGaggaagaaataaataaagcgaaaaaaaaatctagatctAGTTCTTTAGAAGGTGATCGTGAAGatgataaatctaaaaaacagaaagaagaagaagctAAGAAAAGTTTGCTGAATTCTTCTTCTGATTCTGAAGAAGAAATAAATCAGTTGAAGAAAAATGAGGAGAAAATATCTAGATCTAATTCTTTAGATTCTGATCAAGAAGATAATAAAGttagaaaaagaagaaaagaagaagCTAAGAAAGCTTTGCCAGTTTCTTCTTCTGATTCTGAGCATGAAGAAGATGACAAAGTAAAGAAACAAGAAGAAGAAGCTAGGAAAATTACTGTTTCTTCTTCTGATTCTGATCATgaagatgataaaataaagaaacgaaaaaaagaagaagaagctaAAAAAGCTCTGCTAAATTCTTCTTCTGATTCTGATCGTGAAgacgatgaaaaaataaaaaaacaaaaagaagcagttaaaaaaaaaggatctAGTTCTTCTTCCGAATCTGATCATGAAGAagaaagtaaaagtaaaaaacaaaaagaagaaaaagctAAAAAAGCTCTGCTTAATTCTTCTTCTGATTCCGATCAcgaagatgatgaaaaaataaaaaaacaaaaagaagctaaaaaaaaaggatctAGTTCTTCCGAATCTGATCATGAAGATGATAAAGTTAAGAAacgaaaaaaagaagaagaagctaAAAAAGCTCTGCTTAATTCTTCTTCTGATTCCGATCAcgaagatgatgaaaaaataaaaaaacaaaaagaagctaaaaaaaaaggatctAGTTCTTCCGAATCTGATCATgaagatgataaaataaagaaacgaaaaaaagaagaagaagctaAAAAAGCTCTGTTAAATTCTTCTTCTGATTCTGATCGTGAAgacgatgaaaaaataaaaaaacaaaaagaagcagttaaaaaaaaaggatctAGTTCTTCTTCCGAATCTGATCATGAAGAagaaagtaaaagtaaaaaacaaaaagaagaaaaagctAAAAAAGCTCTGCTTAATTCTTCTTCTGATTCCGATCAcgaagatgatgaaaaaataaaaaaacaaaaagaagaagctaaaaaaaaaggatctAGTTCTTCTTCCGAATCTGATCATGAAGAagaaagtaaaagtaaaaaacaaaaagaagaagaagctaAAAAAGCTCTGCTTAATTCTTCTTCTGATTCCGATCAcgaaaatgatgaaaaaataaaaaaacaaaaagaagctaaaaaaaaaggatctATTTCTTCTTCTGAATCTGACAATGAAGTAAACAGTAAAAGAGTAACGCGAAGAGCGGcagaagctaaaaaaataacgaatgATGTAGAGAAGGAATCAGATTCCGACATTGAAACAATTAGTTCTAAAAATTCTTCCAAAACTAAGTCAAAGAGATTccaattaaacaataatatccattataataacgataaaaaattaaaattaaaaagtttagtTAAATTAGAAAGACTGAGCAAAAGAATTTTATCTCGCCACTCCAAAGCTTTGCGCTTATCGAGGGAATATttggaaaacaaaaaagtcttaag ccTGATGTCACTCGACGGCCtcgagaagaaaaataaaaagaaacaaCGCAGTGACTCATCAACAGACGAAGATTCCAAGCATTCAAGATCCCGGAAGAGAACTAAAATATCAAGCGAAGACGACACTCTGTTGGACCACCTGAAAAAAGTCGAAACTGGGAACGGCGACAATGACAGCAGCAACTCCAGCCTGGAAGACGATGATagttcgaaaaataataagaataaagaaATGGAGCCGCAGAGTCTAGTCCAGCAGGCAGACAAAGTCGCCAAGGCGTCAATTCTCGCGGACTCCGAGTCCAGTGACGTCGAGGAAACGCCCATGGAGTTCGACGTCACCGGGTCTCAGGACAAGAAGAAagagacagaaaaaaataacacgaATAATAAAGGTGACAAAGACGATgatgataaaaagaaaagtaagAAGAATAAAGACGACGGTTGGAAACGCAGCAAATTATTGACTGGCAAAATATTGGACTCTGACTCAGATGAAGAAAATGAGAaagcgcaaaaaaaattatcccaGCGCAGCAGAAATGATTCCGACAGCAAAGAAGAAGCCGACGACTCAATAAAATCTAAGAAAAAATCAACAAGAACCCGGCGACGTCGTTTGAATTCCGACTCTGACGTCAAGATCTCCGACGACTCGGACTCCGACTCTGCTGGCAACAAAAACGACAAAGACGACGACTCCGACGAcctgaaaaaaagtaaaataaagaaaacgtCAAAGCGTAAAAATAAATCCGATTCGTCAGACTCCAGTTACTCGATGgtgtcaaaaaaatctaaaacaaAACGCCGCAGGATTCGGGCCGTTGCGGAGGACAGCGAAGACAGCAGCGACGACGACGATCTTCTAGGGTCTCAAGGTGGCGCGAATAAAAGCGGGCGTAAAAATATTCGTAAGGTACTGAAAGACAAACACGTCGCCGACGGCACTTTGCAGGCCGCCAAACAAGAGGAAGAACGCATTCGACGTATGGCCGAGCGTCAGAAATTGTACAACGAAATGTACGAAGCGCGACTGGCCAGCGAGGCTAAAGTCGACAAACTAGTCCTGGATTTCGACGAGGAAACAAAGGAAGTGCTGCTGGAAGTTGATGAAAATTTGGTGAAACGTCTGAAGCCGCATCAAGCCaaaggtataaaatttatgtggGACGCCTGCTTCGAGTCTCTCGAAAGGACCAAGAAATCCGAAGGCTCCGGGTGCATACTTGCGCACTGCATGGGTCTCGGAAAGTCATTCCAGGTCGTGACTCTTTCCCACACTTTGCTGATGCACAGCGAAAAGACCGGGATAAATAAAATCCTGATCGTCGTGCCGCTCAGTACTGTCCTGAACTGGATGAACGAGTTCAAAATATGGCTGTCGGAAGTCGAGAACGGGAACGACATCGAATTGTACGAGATGACCAAAGCCAAGACGAACATCGAGCGCAAGTGTCACTTGGAAAACTGGCAGCGTACTGGCGGCGTTCTGATAATCGGCTACGAAATGTTCCGTAATCTCTGCGCCATCAAAGGCAAAGTGCGCAAGAGTGTACAGGAAGCGATACTCAAGTGCATACTTGACCCCGGACCGGACTTGATTATTTGCGACGAAGGCCATCTGCTGAAAAACGAGGACTCGGCGATCAGCAAAGCCATCAGGCGGGTCAAGACCTTGAGGAGAATCGTGCTGACGGGTACGCCGTTGCAGAATAATCTGATCGAGTATCACTGCATGGTCCAGTTTGTGAAGCCGAATTTGCTCGGTACCAAGAAGGAATTTTCTAACAGATTCGTCAACCCGATCCAGAACGGGCAGTTCGATGACTCGACGGAGTACGACGTCAAGCTGATGAAAAAACGCGCGCATGTCCTGCACAAAATGTTGGAGGGAAGTGTCCAGCGATTTGACTACTCGGTTCTCACTCCGTTTTTACCTCCGAAGCAGGAGTACGTCATCTCTATAAGACTCAGTGACGTGCAGGTTAAATTGTATCAGTATTACATTGACAATTTCGCGCGCAAGCACAAAGGCGTAGGCGGGTCACTGTTCGCTGACTTCCAAGCGCTGTCACGACTGTGGACTCACCCCTTTGTTGTTAAAATGCACACGGAAAACAGCGAGAAGTTGTTGCAAAAAAAACGCGACGCTGAGAGCGACTCCGAAGGTTCGCTGAAGGATTTCATTGACGATGGCAGTGACACTGAGTCGTCTTCTAGTGAAAGCAGCAACAATTCCAGCGGAAGTGACGTCGTCGCGCTAGATGACGATGACggtaagaagaaaaataaaaaaaagggacCGCCGCCCAAAAGGGGCACGCGCGCTAATCCTGTTATTGAGGATATTCCGGTGGAACCCGAAGAACCCACTGTGGAAAACAGGCAGTGGTGGACTGAGTTTATAAAAGATGAAGATTTTGATGACATGAGATTGTCTGCTaagttgattattttgtttgacATCATCAAGGAAGCGGAAGCTATTGGTGATAAAGTTCTCGTGTTTTCCCAGTCGCTTTATTCGCTGACGTTGATTGAGAAATTTCTGAGTATGATCGACGACGAGACGCAAAACGGAAATGAACTAGAGACTCTTGACAAGCATACCGGGTGCTGGGTGATCGGGCAAGATTATTTCCGTTTCGACGGACAAACGTCGGCGGAAAATCGCAGCCACTGGGTGAAAAGTTTCAACAGACCTTCAAATACCCGGGCGCGGTTGTTTTTGATATCAACCCGCGCTGGTGGTCTGGGTATAAATCTGACGGCTGCTAACAGAGTCGTGATTTTTGACGCCAGTTGGAACCCATCTCATGATGTACAaagtatttttagaatttacaGATTCGGACAAAAGAAACCTTGTTATGTTTATCGTCTGCTGGCTGCTGGTACGATGGAAGAGAAAATTTACAACCGTCAGGTTACCAAACTGTCATTGTCCTGTCGAGTTGTTGATGAGCTGCAGATTGAACGTCATTACAGCAACAATGATCTAGcagaattatataaatttgatccCCCGGGTACGAATACTCCAGACCTTGCGCTGCCTAAAGATCGTCTGCTtgcagaaatatttttacgcCATAAAAATTTGGTCGAGACTTTTCACGAACACGATTCGCTGCTGGAAAATATCGCTGAGGAAGAGCTGGATGCTGAGGAACGTAAGCAGGCTTGGCAGGAATACGAAGATGAGAAAGCGGGTAAACCTTTGGTTACGGCGCAGATGATAAATTATCAGAACCAGCAGCAGATGATGCTGATGCAGCAGTATAATAACCAGATGATGAATTCTCTGAACTTAAGCAACCCGGCGAAACAGGTCGAGTTGTCGCAACTCATGAGCATGTTCCAGCAGGACTACCCCCATCTTACGGAACAGGCGCAGCGAGGCATGGCGCTGAAGGCGCTGAGCAATATGTACAATTACGTGGAGAACCAGGTGATCGGGCGAGGTCTGAATCCGTCGATTATGACGAATATCGCGAATCCTAGCAACCCCACTGCGACTTTGGCCAACGCACTTGCGCAGCAGGAGTACTCGCGCTTTCACTCGGGATTTAACCAGCAGAATCTCAGCCCGCAGCAGCGCCAGATGCTGTATGCTCAGTCGTTCGGTAATGTTAATTCGCTGGGGAAAAATCCGCAGATGCCCACTGGTGCTATCAATCCTAATGCTTCGGCGTCAAAGTTTtctaataatgatgatgatattaTAGAG aTCCCTTCCAGTAGTAGTACTAGAGTAGGAGGAGTGACTCAAGCCAGTAGTAATTCTCCCAAAAGACAGGAAGAATAA